From Cannabis sativa cultivar Pink pepper isolate KNU-18-1 chromosome 8, ASM2916894v1, whole genome shotgun sequence, a single genomic window includes:
- the LOC115698750 gene encoding probable E3 ubiquitin-protein ligase RHC1A codes for MSGRNTHWCYRCRRPIRLRGRDAVCPSCDCGFIEKLDDIVPANPVDLFDLDSEGDRDRRFQLLDSISTFMRQRMVDRSDRLDLVPEHNPGVGPLLIFGGQIPFRLSGNGGFESLFSGTPGIGVTRGNVGDYFIGPGLEELLEQLSTNDRRRGPPPAARSLIDAMPTIKISSRHLRSDSHCPVCKDKFELGSEARQMPCDHLYHSDCIIPWLSQHNSCPVCRQELPAQGLNNARSSTNRNSSSSSNTSERENIRTNNGRRHPLSYLWPFRSSSSSSSNRNTRARTSSPTMRENNY; via the coding sequence ATGAGTGGCCGaaacactcattggtgctacaGATGTAGACGGCCAATTCGACTGCGAGGGCGAGATGCCGTTTGCCCCAGCTGTGATTGTGGATTTATTGAAAAACTTGATGATATTGTGCCAGCCAATCCAGTCGATTTGTTTGATCTGGATAGTGAGGGTGACCGTGATCGGCGATTCCAACTATTGGATTCTATCTCAACGTTTATGAGGCAACGGATGGTTGACAGAAGCGATAGACTAGATCTAGTTCCTGAACATAACCCAGGGGTTGGTCCTTTGTTAATCTTTGGTGGACAGATTCCTTTTAGGTTGTCCGGAAACGGTGGGTTCGAATCTCTTTTTAGTGGGACTCCTGGCATTGGTGTAACACGTGGTAATGTTGGCGATTATTTTATTGGCCCTGGGCTTGAAGAACTACTTGAGCAGCTTTCAACTAATGACCGACGACGAGGCCCTCCCCCAGCAGCCAGATCATTAATAGATGCCATGCCAACTATCAAGATATCTAGTAGGCATCTTCGTTCTGATTCACACTGTCCTGTATGCAAAGATAAATTTGAGCTGGGATCTGAAGCGAGGCAAATGCCATGTGACCACTTGTATCACTCGGACTGCATTATACCATGGTTGAGCCAGCACAACTCTTGCCCTGTTTGCCGCCAAGAACTGCCAGCTCAAGGACTTAATAACGCCAGGAGCTCAACTAATCGaaacagcagcagcagcagcaacaCCAGTGAAAGGGAAAACATTAGAACAAATAATGGAAGGAGACATCCATTGTCATATCTGTGGCCATTTCGCTCTAGTTCTAGTTCTAGC